A DNA window from Cydia pomonella isolate Wapato2018A chromosome 18, ilCydPomo1, whole genome shotgun sequence contains the following coding sequences:
- the LOC133527382 gene encoding uncharacterized protein LOC133527382: MEDTDSFEYVVHHSNTATLERKTDAIMLILMKYTDGSGRPTLYVMDDCVRSFYLSYIANLEFPFVDVIDVFMTRLFETGLTAMYYTWTSRALGLQVSLPNLYSEPRSASKIGMKEQAIAFTVLLVGYAASVIAFVIEIWFDKRKKYPFIH; this comes from the exons ATGGAAGACACAGATTCATTTGAATATGTCGTGCATCACTCGAACACTGCGACTTTGGAAAGGAAAACTGATGCGATTATGTTGATTCTGATGAAATACACAGACGGATCCGGCAGGCCTACATTATATGTAATGGATGATTGTGTTCGCTCCTTCTACTTATCGTATATTGCAAATTTAG AATTTCCATTCGTGGACGTAATTGACGTGTTCATGACGCGTCTATTCGAGACGGGCTTGACGGCTATGTACTACACCTGGACGAGCCGCGCTCTGGGCCTGCAGGTGTCGCTGCCCAACCTGTACTCGGAGCCGCGATCTGCGTCCAAGATAGGCATGAAGGAGCAGGCCATTGCCTTCACTGTGCTCTTGGTGGGATACGCCGCGTCTGTTATCGCGTTCGTTATCGAAATTTGGTTTGATAAACGGAAGAAATATCCTTTTATACATTAA